Within Equus przewalskii isolate Varuska chromosome 9, EquPr2, whole genome shotgun sequence, the genomic segment GTGCCCAGGAACTTCTGGTTGTACCAGGCCTCAAGGAACTGCTGCAGGAGGTTGTTCCTGTATAGGCCtaggtgggagtggggagtaaAAGAGTATCAGCCTCTGCTAATGCCAACTCCATCCCCTATCTCCAATTCTAGCTCCATCCTTAACCATCTCAATACCACTCTCAGCCCTACCTCCAACGGCAACGGCAGCCCCAATCTTGTTCTCAACCACAAATCCATCATCAATCCCATACTCATCCCAAACTTCCCCTAATCCTGTCCCTGACCCACACCCACTTTGGCAGCAAACCCACCCCAACCCCATCCCTAATCCCACATCCATTCTTAGCCCCATCCCCTACTCATCTTCACTCAAAAATTCATTTCCAACTCCAAACCTGGCCCCAATCCTGTCCTTGACTCCAACTacactctctccctttcctcaaaccctcccccagccccaacccaAATCCGCATCCATACCCTTTCTCCCATCCATTCCCAACGCCAAATATCatcccctcctccagcttccaatCTTATCCCTATCCCCAATTCCTGTCCCAGCCCCATCTTTGTCTCCAATCTCAATCACATCCTCAACCTGTGCCggctccccttctccctctttaCCCCATCCATGGCCCTCTCAAGCCCTACCCCTGCTCACCTAGGGGACCACTGATGCAGGACACACAATGGAAGTAGCTCTGACAAGCCCGCTCCACATTGAAGGCCACCCAGTATCGCAGGCTGCTTAGGAAGCTGACCCAGGAGTCCAGAGGGTTAAGGATCCTCACATCCCCCCCAACAGCTCCCACTTGGGGGTCCTCGTCCAGCACCCGCACCAGCTCCAGCAGTGCCATGGGGTCCAGCCTCGTGTCCGAGTCACAGACCTGTGGGGTGAAAGAGGCCAGGGTCAGACCAGATCCCTGCACGGGGCTGGTGCTTGAGGGGAGGGATAAAGGATGAGCAGCTGAGACACTGTGCAGCGAATCTGAATGTAACTTTGAATTTTTTAGTCCTTTTCAATGTCTAATCCCATTTTAAGATGATACTGCCCTGAGACCCACGCTCTTGCTTAATACCCTCCTCTGGTGTGTGGGCAAGACCTgtaacttgcttctaaccaatggACTATGGCTATATCTCCCTTGATTATATTACCTTATGTGGAAATGGTGAAGGGGTTTTGCAATGTAATTAAGGTCCCTATCTGTTGGCTTTAAGTGAATCAAAGGGAGAtgatcctgggtgggcctggcctAATCGGatgagccctttaaaagaagGTCTAGAAGTCAAAGACTTTCTCTTGCTGGTCTGTAAGAGACAAGCTACTATGAATTCTATGatggcaagaaaatgaattctgccaacaaactCATGAGCTTGGAAGAGGCCCCTGAACCCTAGATAAGACCCAGCTCCAGCTGACACCACGACCACAACCTGATAATACCCTGAACAGAGGATCCAGTTAAGCTTGGCCCAGACTCCTGATTCATGGAAACTATAAGGTAATAATTGTGTTTTGTTTCAAGCTGCcagatttgtggtaatttgttatgcagcaatagaaaactaatgcaatgCATCAGTGAATGAATCTCTaaattgaatggatgaataaaggaatgaatgaccTTTGtactagatggatggatgagtgaatgactGAAGAGGAGTCTGCATCAAATGGATGAACCCatgaagaagggaagaaatgatgAATCTCTATgttgaaaggataaatgaaaaaataaaaggaatgaatgacCTACAtattggatagatggatggaagaatgagggaaagaaagaatctctacattgaatggatgaatgaatacacagaggaaggaagaggtccGTTCCAATCTCTACATCAAGCAAGGACCCAGGGAAGTGGGATTGGGGCGTTCTGGTCATGGGGGCTGGGGGCACCTTCTGCTCACCTGCACGTAGTCCACCGAGTCGCCGAGAGCCTTGAAGGCGGTGTACATGACCTCGCGCTTGCCGCCCCAGCGCTGCGCCACGCACACGCACCTGCGCGTCCTCACCAGCGCCTCCACCGCCAGCCGCCCGGGGTCCTCAGCCTCCACCTCCCGGTAGGCGCCCTcgcccgccgcgcccgccgccgcggGTTCCCAGGGCTGGTGGTAGTTGCCGTCCCACACGTAGGTGGCGGGGTCCTCGTCGGCGAAGATCTCGCGGAACATGTCGACCATGTAGAGGTCCTCGGCGCGGTTGCCGTCCACCACCATGAGGACGCGCAGGCGCGTGCGCGGGTAGAGCAGGGCGCGGGCGGACGCCAGGCACTGGCGCAGGTAGGCCGGGTCCTCCTGGTACGCCGAGATGGTCAGGGCCACGCTGCGCGCCGAGGCCGCGTCCAGGGGCCCCCGCGCAGccgcccgccgcgccgccgccgcgccccgccGGTGCTCCAGGTACGCGAAGAGGCTCTGCGCCACCAGGTGCACCGACAGGAAGGCCCCGTAGAGGCCGAAGGCCAGGAGGCCGTAGCGATCGGAGGCCAGCGGCACGCCCGCGGCGTAGGCCCAGGTCATGAGGCCCAGGATGAGCAGCGCGAAGGCGATGGTCAGCACCCGCCGGACCAGGCCAGAGCAGTGGTGCGCTGCAGGGCTGGGCTTGGGGACGTCCTGCTGGGAGCGCAGAGAGGGGAGAGCAAGGGAAAAGAGTGCTGAAATCGTCCTGGGGAAGGGAAGACCTCCTGGGTGTTTTTCCCCAAGGGGACGGTAACATCCCCTTTTTGTAGAGAACATCTCTTAACTACTGCAAAGTTATTTTcatcaatgaaaaaaattgtgGCAAACAGTTATCGAGGCATAATGCCTGATTATATTGATTCTAATacacttttttcacatttttaacagCTCTTAAATCTATGAGGATTACCCTCAATGGAGTGTCACAGTTTAGCAGGGTCCCTCCCTTTCTTCGTGGCACATAAAATAATGATTCATCTCACAATCAATGGTTTCTTAGAGTCGAGATGGTAACAGTAATAATCATATCCGTCTAAAAGAATAATGCAGTATGGTATGTACCAGGCGCTGCTCTAAGCCTCTTAGGCACTAACAgtttagtcctcacaacagccctatgaggtcggtactattatcatcatcccgGTTTTACGGATGAGGCAGCTGAGTCACACAGAGGCACAGCAACCCGGCCAAGGTCACACCTGGAAAGTGGAGGGGCCGGGATTTGAACCCTCTCtcctgttacagatgaggaaactgaggcacaggaagtgTATTCCTTTGCTGGAGGTCACTCAGACAGCCTGGCTCCATCGTCCTCCTCTGTGCTAAACGGCCTCCTAGGTCACCGGTTCCCACCTCATGGGCTTGTTATGAGTCAAATGAGCCATTAAGCTAAAGATCCGTGTTGTGCAGTGCAGGAGTCACCGGCCACCTGTGGCTACTGGGCACCTGAAATGCAGCCAGTGTGACTGAGGagctgacttttaaattttatttaatttaaactgATTTAAATGTAAACACTGATACTCAGTTATTGGAAAgcttttaagtatgtttggaacaaGTGGGATCTATGAAGCTTCTTTTCAACAGTAAATTTTACGAGATTTAAATACAGATTAAGTATTTCCAAGGAAAATGCAGCATCTGCGTGAGATGTGCTTACACATCTGGAATTTGAAGCCTGAGTacaaaaaagaaggtaaaatatctcaatatttCTGTATTGATTACAgactgaaatgataatatttttgatatagaGCAGAGGTCGGCACACTCTGGCACCAAGGGCCGAATGCCTGCCACCTTTTCACCACGACCTGccagctaagaatggtttttacgtttttaaatggttgaaaaaagtcaaagaagaacATTTTGagacacataaaaattatattagaatttttaattttaatttaatattataatttaaattataatttttaatattataaattcaaatttcagtgtccttaAGTCAAACTTTTTTGGCACACAACCGTACTCGCCTGTTCACATGTTGTCTATGACTGATTTCACATTACGTCAAAGTTCAGtcgttgcaacagagactgtatgaccTGCAAAACCTCAAATATTGACTATCCGGCCTTGTTCAGAAAGTTTGCCAGTCCCTGATACATGGGGTtaaatcaaacatattatttttttttttttttttttaaagattttttatttttttcctttttctccccaaagcccccggtacatagttgtatattcttcgttgtgggtccttctagttgtgcatgtgggacgctgcctcagcgtggtttgatgagcagtgccatgtccacgcccaggattcgaaccaacgaaacactgggccgcctgcagcggagtgcgcgaacttaaccactcggccacggggccagccccaaatcaaacatattattaaaattcatttcaccagtttctttttacctttttaaatgtggctactagaaaattttagaTTATGTATGTGGCTCACGTTATGTTTCTCTAGGACATAACTAAGAGAGAGCTTTTAGCCTGGCGTTAGTAATCGCTCAAtattaacaattattattatttcttctggaatcttccttctctgtccctttgcccCAAACCAGGCCCTGCCTGAGTTTCTGGGGGTGGCCCAGTTCATGCTGGGGAGAACAGAGATAGGTGGGCATCCAGAGGGTTCTAATCTCAGCAACGCGCACAGACACACGTGTATTGGCCGTGGACACAACCTCCAGCCAGGTATAGTCACACGTGACGAGGGACACACAGAATGTGCCCACATAGGACAACACCCACGTTCTAGGACACGACCCCAGACACCTGCCCTCAAGTAGCACTTAGGGATCCTGAGACCCACCCCTCTGACAGCCACACAGGTGGACTTGGGCACACACACCTTTCGGCAGGAAGGAGCAACTCTGGGAGATGCCCACAAggcaacagacacacagacacccacCCGTGGGTCTGGAACAACGGGGCAGAGTTTGAGAAGAAATAGTAACAGTTGAGATTGAACcgtatgaaattgccatttttacaGGTCAAAAGTGAGCAGATATCGGCGATTTCATTTGGTTCAACCTAAGATTTGTTGaacacataaaaggagaaatccaGACCCACGTGTCAGGCAAGTCCTGCTCTCCCTCTggccctctctccccatccctggcacacacacacacacacacacacacggatttACAGCAAGATAAACATGGACATGTCACATCTCACGTTCGTATAGGCGGGATGGCCATCCATACACAGCCTCACGTGGTCACTGCCCCACACAGATAGTCACTGTCACCCACATGAGCACACACAGGAAATCTCTCACACACAGTCTCCCCACACACGTTGTCACAGACGTGGGGCTCCCCCACAGGGTCGCAGTCACACGCACACACCTGTCTCATGGCTGCGGGTCCGCCGGCTCTCTCCCTCCGCTCCCGTCCCAGTCTCTCTGTGCCCTGTGCCCGGAGAGCTGGGGGATCCTTTGAAGACCAGCTCAGGCGGGGGCGGGAGCAGGGCCTGACGTCAGGGCTGAACTGGGCCAGGGGCTGTGAGGTCACAGCCGAGCCGGGCAGCTCCACCCGCTTCCCGCCATCACCCCCCATCCCCCGCGCCCAGAGGgggctcccttccctctcctcctagGTCCCCCCATCGCTCCCCTCATCCCCGTCTCTCCCCGccgtttcttcctctctctctcttgctctgtgcttctctcccatttttctcatctctcttaTCCTGTGTCTGTATTTCTCTCcgtccctttctttcttcctcgtCTCTCCCTGCTTCTCGCCCACCCCAGTCGCCCCACATACGGCCTCTCCCGACAGCCGCTGGCAGACTGTCCCCCAGGGGCTTGTCTGGGCAAATGGCAGATGGAATAAGATGCACACACGTGCGTGTTTGTGGGTGTGACTGTGCTCTGGCTTGTCAGGCACGGCTGTCTGGAAGTGGAGCTGTGAGTGAATGTTCAGCACCTAATTGGTGTGGGTCTGGGCGTacatgcgtgtgcatgtgcatgtgtgtgtgtgccaggggctgaggaggggacTGGAGCACTGGGATCTGTCTCCCCCGGGCTGGGGGCTGAACTCAGGAGTTGGTGGTCAGCTGCCCCCAGGAGCCACctgggaaactgagtcagaggAAAGGTGGGAGTGGCCTCCCAGAGGCCAACTCCCAGAGGCCCCAGGTCTTGGGGCGtctgagcccccagcccctcaggaCCAGCAGACTCAGTGATAAACGTCATTGTTTCTATGCCCTTCTTGgcatgagtttttttttaaaaaaacctctgcACCTaattctttctctccactcctctcACTGACCTGGtagtgtctctctctccctccacagctGTCTCTCTCCgtttctccctgtgtctgtgaCTCTGATCCTTTATCTCTAAGTCctcatctccttctttctctgtctttctctttgtcattttgtctctgtctccctggctCTGTTTTTCTGaccatctatctgtctgtctggtTCTCTCCCGGCCTCCCTagctttgtcatttttctctctctctctgcttctttccctctctctgtgtccatttctgcctgcttccctctgggtttgtgtctgtctgtctccaaatttctgaCTCTCGGGCTCCCTGACTTTCTTATTCTGTGCCCCTTTCTTTCTCAGTGTCTCTCCCTGACTTTCTCATCCTTTCtcatgctctctttctctctcctgtgtttctctgcctccctctctctttgtatatggctgtctccttctctccatttctctctgaaTATCTGTATCCttaccctttttatttctgtctcccagtttttgtttctctgcttctcctttctctgtctctgtctctctctatctctcgGTCTCTATTCTCCCTCggtctctctgcatctctgtgtaTCTCTGAGGCTCGATGTCTGTatatgtctctctgtctctctctctcattcacgatttcactttgtttttctggCTCTAAGTCCTCCCTTTTCCCTGCGCTCCGTCTCGTCCAGCCTGTCCTGGAGCTTTCCCCTGCAAGATGCCAAGTCCTCACTCCCTGGGTTTCCCCGGGGAGTCAGGATGTGGGGGCCTAGGGCCAGGTTGTACCTTTGCCTGAGCGTGCCTGTCAGGGAGAAGAAGGCCAGTTCAGGGCCCAAGTGAGGGGCACCCCACCCGTCccagcagggcagggccagccGACAGCCTCTGACGCTGTGGCCAGGAGCCTGAGCCTCCGCCTGGTGTCTGAGTGTGTCAGGATGATGGGTCCTCCCAGTGGGAGCCAAGCccagagcaggaggggagggtgaTTCCACTTCCCCggggtggggatgaggggcaGCCCAGGCTCCACTCAGAAGCCCAGCATTTggctgccccgcccccaccctgccctccctgggtGGAGCAGCTGTATAAAACCAGATGTTTCTAAAACCAGAGTGTGGATGAAGAAGGAGAGACCAGGACTTTACACCCCAATGGTTTCCTCCTGCAGGATCCAGGAGTCTAggcccccaggccctcctccctcagaccctggagtccaggccccagcccctcctccctcagacccaggggtccaggcctcccaccccctcctccctcggACTCtgatgtccagcctccagaattccTTGCAGGGAGAGATGACCAAGGCTGGAAGCAGCCAAGACAAGAGCTGAAGGACCATGAGAGATGAAACTGGGCCTGCCCACAAGAGGCAGGGACTGGTGGTGGTGGgacccctcctgctcccctcagTAGCACCCTCTCTCCCAGAACCCTCCCCGCAGTGCAGGCTGATCTCAGGTCCCTGTCCTGGGTCCACAGTGGCCCTCCCACGATTTCAGTTATCCTCAGAAACCCTCGGGGTGTGGTTTACAGAACACCAggacagaaggagcagagagtgGGGAGATAATAaggcagaaatggagagaaagcagaagaaggAACATTTGTTCACCACAGGGACATCTCCTGTGCCCTTGGTGGCCCAGGCTCTCGGCTGGGCGATGCCAGGCACACAGAGATGACTCAGACCAGgaccctgcccttgaggagatgCCAATCTGATGAAGGAGACAGCTGTGTAaacagaaaaccacagaccaatgtGAGGATGCACCAATCCAGCgggggagtcagggagggcttcctggaggaggggacgtCCTGGAGGAGCTGGATCCTGACTGATGAGGATTTCGCCAGGGTAAgggcttgggggtggggctggggttggaAGGTGGACTGGGAAGGGCATCCGAGGTAAGAAATGCCCTGGCCAGTGAGAAAAGTACAGGCGGGTTGATGTTTTCAAGCATAAAGGCTGAAGCACGGGTGTGGGTGTGGGGTGCATAGCCGGCTCCTCCCAGTCAGGGTTCTGAATATAGGACTGTCCTGGGGTGCTGGGGAGCCATGGGTAGGCTTGGAGCAGGGAAGAGGAGGGTCAGCTCTGGGCACCTGTGAGGGACAAACTGGATGAGAGACTGGGGACTTTGAGCCAGGATGTCTGGGCGGCTGGTCATATCAGGGTCTTCTCTGGACAAGAGAGCTGAGTCTGAGCTTGGATGCAGGTGGAGGCTGTGGGACTGGAGGCGCAATGGGGACGTGCAGAGCGAAGTGGAGCAGAGGTCCCTGAGAAAACCCTAAGGGGAAAGGACACTGGACAGCAGACACGGCGGACGGGCACCCTGAGCCTTTCATCTGAGCTCCTTCTGACTACATTTCTCTCATTTGGGGCAGGTACCCTGAATAAGGATCACTGGCCTCCTGGCGAACTAGGGAGGGTAGGGGCCCAGGAAGTAACTTGAGGAAGTCTGCGTTTTGCTAAATGCCTGAGTCCAGGTGAATGATTTCTGTGCATGGTGTcctggctgggagggaggagttTGGGAGGATCTAGATGCTGAGAGacagaggagacaggaagggagagtggaggggaggagaggaagggaggagggaggaagggaggggagaaaggagggagggaagatggcaggagggagagaagggaggagagaaaggagggagggaggatgagagcgaggaagaggagagggaggcagggggaggggtaggaaagggagggaggcagggggagggaggatgggagggaggagggagggaggctggctcACCCGACCACCCTGTTTAATGTGGAAACCTGCCCCACCCTGGGGTCCTGATCCCCTCTTACCTTCCTCtaccttttctgttttccagagcGTTTATCCCCCTCCCACATAAAGCACACCTTGtccatttattatcttttctgtACGATGTGCGTCTCCCTTGTTAGAATGCAAGCTCTACACAGGCAACGGTCTTTGCCTGTTGTGTTCAGGACTCTGTTTCCTCAGGGGCTGGACAGGTGCCTGGTACAGAGCGGGTACTCAGtaaacatgaatgaatgagtgaggttgggatggagagtgagagaagtagacagagacagagagaaagaagaggaggaaaaggagggagggggactgggagagagagagagagagagagagggaagaaggcagagaagtgCGAGGCAGCTGGgacccccacccctacccagcAGCTGGAGttgaccacctctcagagggatGGAAGGGGAGCTCCAGCGAGGCGGGGCTCTAGGCAAGGCTTCCCGGGAGCAGCAAAGATCTGAATCTGGAAGCAGAGTACCTCGGACTTCCAGGAACACAGAGGGCTTGGTCCCAGTGCTCCCAGCGGAGCCTGGACCAGCTGGGGTTCCAGGGGGCCGTTCCTCCCACACACCCACATTCTGGAAAACACCTAGGCCTCCGAGATTCTGCTGacaccctgggagggagggagggagacggcGATGACTGTACCTCCAGCTCTTCCTCTGAAGGGAAGCTGTGGGacctctggagaggggagggccCCGTGTGCCCATAACCCTGTTCCTCCAGATGAAGATGCCTCCACTCCGGCTTCCACCATGGCTCCTGACTTTTTTCCTGGAGGGAAACAGAGACAgaaggagccagagagagagggggagggagactTCCTTTTGCAGCAGCTCTATCCTCGCAGCAAGAGAGACGGGCTCATTTCCAGAGAGGGGAACTGAGGCCTGGCCAGAGTGATGCTGCCAGCGGGTGGGAAAGTCAAGTAAGAAGGTCACTCTgggaagaggggctgggggcctggactcctgggtctgagggaggaggggctggggcctggactcctgggtctgagggaggaggagctggggcatagactcctgggtctgagggaggagggactcagagcctggactcctgggtctgagggaggaggggctggggctggacccccgggtctgagggaggagggg encodes:
- the HAS1 gene encoding hyaluronan synthase 1 isoform X3, translated to MTWAYAAGVPLASDRYGLLAFGLYGAFLSVHLVAQSLFAYLEHRRGAAAARRAAARGPLDAASARSVALTISAYQEDPAYLRQCLASARALLYPRTRLRVLMVVDGNRAEDLYMVDMFREIFADEDPATYVWDGNYHQPWEPAAAGAAGEGAYREVEAEDPGRLAVEALVRTRRCVCVAQRWGGKREVMYTAFKALGDSVDYVQVCDSDTRLDPMALLELVRVLDEDPQVGAVGGDVRILNPLDSWVSFLSSLRYWVAFNVERACQSYFHCVSCISGPLGLYRNNLLQQFLEAWYNQKFLGTHCTFGDDRHLTNRMLSMGYATKYTARSRCYSETPSSFLRWLSQQTRWSKSYFREWLYNALWWHRHHAWMTYEAVVSGLFPFFVAATVLRLFYAGRPWALLWVLLCVQGVALAKAAFAAWLRGCARMVLLSLYAPLYMCGLLPAKFLALATMNQSGWGTSGRRKLAANYVPVLPLALWALLLLGGLVRSVAHEATADWSGPSRAAEAYHLAAGAGAYVGYWAVMLTFYWVGVRRLCRRRAGGYRVQV
- the HAS1 gene encoding hyaluronan synthase 1 isoform X2, whose protein sequence is MRQDVPKPSPAAHHCSGLVRRVLTIAFALLILGLMTWAYAAGVPLASDRYGLLAFGLYGAFLSVHLVAQSLFAYLEHRRGAAAARRAAARGPLDAASARSVALTISAYQEDPAYLRQCLASARALLYPRTRLRVLMVVDGNRAEDLYMVDMFREIFADEDPATYVWDGNYHQPWEPAAAGAAGEGAYREVEAEDPGRLAVEALVRTRRCVCVAQRWGGKREVMYTAFKALGDSVDYVQVCDSDTRLDPMALLELVRVLDEDPQVGAVGGDVRILNPLDSWVSFLSSLRYWVAFNVERACQSYFHCVSCISGPLGLYRNNLLQQFLEAWYNQKFLGTHCTFGDDRHLTNRMLSMGYATKYTARSRCYSETPSSFLRWLSQQTRWSKSYFREWLYNALWWHRHHAWMTYEAVVSGLFPFFVAATVLRLFYAGRPWALLWVLLCVQGVALAKAAFAAWLRGCARMVLLSLYAPLYMCGLLPAKFLALATMNQSGWGTSGRRKLAANYVPVLPLALWALLLLGGLVRSVAHEATADWSGPSRAAEAYHLAAGAGAYVGYWAVMLTFYWVGVRRLCRRRAGGYRVQV
- the HAS1 gene encoding hyaluronan synthase 1 isoform X1, translating into MFSTKRGCYRPLGEKHPGGLPFPRTISALFSLALPSLRSQQDVPKPSPAAHHCSGLVRRVLTIAFALLILGLMTWAYAAGVPLASDRYGLLAFGLYGAFLSVHLVAQSLFAYLEHRRGAAAARRAAARGPLDAASARSVALTISAYQEDPAYLRQCLASARALLYPRTRLRVLMVVDGNRAEDLYMVDMFREIFADEDPATYVWDGNYHQPWEPAAAGAAGEGAYREVEAEDPGRLAVEALVRTRRCVCVAQRWGGKREVMYTAFKALGDSVDYVQVCDSDTRLDPMALLELVRVLDEDPQVGAVGGDVRILNPLDSWVSFLSSLRYWVAFNVERACQSYFHCVSCISGPLGLYRNNLLQQFLEAWYNQKFLGTHCTFGDDRHLTNRMLSMGYATKYTARSRCYSETPSSFLRWLSQQTRWSKSYFREWLYNALWWHRHHAWMTYEAVVSGLFPFFVAATVLRLFYAGRPWALLWVLLCVQGVALAKAAFAAWLRGCARMVLLSLYAPLYMCGLLPAKFLALATMNQSGWGTSGRRKLAANYVPVLPLALWALLLLGGLVRSVAHEATADWSGPSRAAEAYHLAAGAGAYVGYWAVMLTFYWVGVRRLCRRRAGGYRVQV